A window of Candidatus Pantoea floridensis contains these coding sequences:
- a CDS encoding response regulator transcription factor: MHDAKKILIVEDDCGIADVLRLNFQDEGYDVTHAAEGNLAVQLLETQHWDALILDLMLPGVDGLEICRRARAMKRYTPIIMISARSSEVHRVLGLELGADDYLPKPFSVLELVARLKALFRRQEAMAINSRMEAGTLHHEALMIDPMAREVWLRSKPVNLTPREFDLLYYFARHPGKVFSRLNLLNQVWGYQHDGYEHTVNTHINRLRLKIEDNPAEPRYILTVWGKGYKFSLPAN; this comes from the coding sequence ATGCACGACGCAAAAAAAATACTTATCGTCGAAGATGACTGCGGAATTGCCGACGTTTTACGTCTGAACTTTCAGGATGAAGGCTACGACGTAACCCACGCAGCCGAAGGGAATCTCGCTGTGCAGCTGCTTGAAACCCAGCATTGGGATGCCTTAATTCTTGATTTGATGTTGCCCGGCGTGGATGGATTAGAAATCTGTCGTCGAGCCCGCGCGATGAAGCGTTATACGCCAATTATCATGATCAGCGCACGTTCAAGCGAGGTGCATCGCGTATTGGGTCTGGAACTGGGTGCAGATGATTACCTGCCAAAACCTTTTTCCGTACTGGAACTGGTGGCGCGGCTCAAAGCCCTTTTTCGTCGCCAGGAGGCGATGGCCATCAATTCACGCATGGAAGCCGGTACGCTGCACCACGAGGCGCTAATGATTGATCCCATGGCACGAGAAGTCTGGCTGCGCAGCAAGCCAGTAAATTTAACGCCGCGTGAATTCGATCTGCTCTACTACTTTGCCAGGCATCCCGGAAAAGTTTTTTCTCGCCTCAATCTGCTTAATCAGGTTTGGGGTTATCAACACGATGGTTATGAACACACCGTCAACACCCATATCAACCGTTTACGGTTGAAAATTGAAGACAACCCAGCCGAACCCCGCTACATCCTGACGGTGTGGGGGAAAGGCTATAAATTTTCGCTGCCTGCGAATTAG
- a CDS encoding cytochrome b/b6 domain-containing protein, giving the protein MDIHLDKKNACPAVIHPRWLRACHWINAAAIVLMTLSGWRIYNASPLFDFYFPSEVTLGGWLGGALQWHFAAMWIFAANGVFYLTMNIVTGRFAKKFLPLTLRGLQQDAINALKGKLAHADLRQYNNVQRAAYLFVMVDCLLLVLSGLVLWKSVQFGLLRELVGGYEAARFIHFYAMTALMGFVVVHLVMVALVPKTFIAMLRGR; this is encoded by the coding sequence ATGGACATTCATTTGGACAAAAAAAACGCATGCCCGGCCGTGATTCATCCACGCTGGCTGCGAGCGTGCCACTGGATCAATGCCGCAGCCATTGTGCTTATGACGTTGAGCGGATGGCGCATTTATAACGCTTCACCCCTATTCGACTTTTATTTTCCGAGCGAGGTCACTCTCGGCGGCTGGTTAGGCGGAGCGCTGCAGTGGCACTTCGCCGCCATGTGGATTTTCGCTGCGAATGGCGTGTTTTATCTGACGATGAATATCGTGACCGGACGTTTTGCCAAAAAGTTTCTACCGCTGACGCTACGTGGGCTCCAGCAGGATGCCATCAACGCGCTAAAGGGCAAACTGGCACATGCGGATTTACGGCAGTACAACAACGTTCAACGGGCTGCCTATCTGTTTGTAATGGTGGATTGCCTGCTGCTGGTGCTGTCTGGGCTGGTGTTATGGAAATCCGTCCAGTTTGGATTGTTACGCGAACTCGTTGGCGGTTATGAGGCCGCGCGTTTCATCCATTTTTACGCGATGACAGCGCTGATGGGTTTTGTCGTGGTGCATCTGGTGATGGTGGCGCTGGTGCCTAAAACCTTCATTGCCATGCTGCGTGGACGCTAA
- a CDS encoding molybdopterin-dependent oxidoreductase, whose amino-acid sequence MKKSNLGLSPGDAEAVVKEAQQLLARQLDSSARRRFLRQGLTLGGVVMLTGCDLRETPDVDSVLNSFSRFNDRVQGWLFNPASLSPEYSADRIAKSFPFNAFYGEEDIPQVNGEQWRLEIAGLVSDKRSWSLPQLYNMQQVDQITRHICVEGWSAIGRWGGVRFADFLKLIGADTTAKYVSFKCADDYYTSIDMASALHPQTIMALSWDGRILPPEYGYPMKIRIPTKLGYKNPKHIQVIEVTNRYTGGYWEDEGYNWFGGS is encoded by the coding sequence ATGAAAAAAAGTAATCTCGGACTTTCACCGGGCGATGCGGAGGCAGTAGTAAAAGAAGCGCAGCAACTTTTGGCGCGCCAGCTGGATTCATCCGCACGTCGCCGTTTTTTACGCCAGGGATTAACACTTGGTGGGGTGGTGATGCTAACCGGCTGCGATCTCCGCGAAACGCCCGACGTGGATAGCGTGCTGAATAGCTTTTCTCGCTTCAACGATCGCGTTCAGGGCTGGCTATTTAATCCTGCCAGTTTGTCACCGGAATACAGCGCAGATCGTATCGCTAAGTCTTTCCCGTTCAACGCGTTTTACGGTGAAGAGGATATTCCACAGGTTAATGGCGAACAGTGGCGCCTGGAGATTGCCGGTCTGGTGAGTGATAAGCGCAGCTGGTCGCTGCCACAGCTCTACAATATGCAGCAGGTTGATCAGATTACGCGCCATATCTGCGTGGAAGGCTGGAGCGCGATTGGCCGCTGGGGCGGCGTGCGTTTTGCTGACTTCCTGAAACTCATCGGGGCTGATACCACGGCCAAATATGTCAGTTTCAAATGTGCAGATGATTACTACACCAGCATCGATATGGCATCGGCGCTGCATCCACAAACCATCATGGCATTGAGCTGGGATGGACGCATTTTACCGCCTGAATATGGTTATCCGATGAAAATCCGTATCCCAACCAAGCTGGGATACAAAAATCCAAAGCATATACAGGTGATTGAAGTAACCAACCGTTATACCGGTGGTTACTGGGAAGACGAAGGATACAACTGGTTCGGCGGAAGCTGA
- a CDS encoding sensor histidine kinase: MKRLTLSQRLALVFASLLLLCTLLSGWMQIRINAQYGSAVVQRLSDGLARHIASLNPDMIGEKGVNLPLMKALFNDLMALNPSVEVYLLDLQGNILADAAPPHHIKRTNVSVAPLRSQLNGAAAPVYGDDPRNLQEKKVFSVAPLSLNGQPVGYLYVILQGENYLQLEQEAQLDILQRTSLWSSLLVVLFGLTAGVVAFSLITRPMRQLTQRVRKLNREDMTEIKQLAELPLPQQQEKDEVAVLQGAFVGMARRVAFQWEKLAYQDQLRRDFVANISHDLRTPLTTLHGYLETLLYKADSLKADESQRYLHIALSQSQKVSMLAQQLFELAQLEYGVIKPNCEAFSLSELTYDVVQKFELMASTRNIRFVVDMPDQLPQVNADVSMIDRVLTNLLDNALKYTPQAGTIEVTLRNAEREVEVSLKDSGPGIPEALRATLFERPSALSHASTRKNSGGLGLMVVRRILQLHGKDIRLDEKYPGACFRFSVPR, translated from the coding sequence ATGAAACGCCTGACACTCAGCCAGCGCCTGGCGCTGGTTTTTGCTTCTCTGCTATTACTTTGCACACTGTTGTCGGGCTGGATGCAGATTCGCATTAATGCACAATATGGCAGCGCCGTGGTTCAACGCTTATCCGACGGACTTGCCAGACATATCGCCAGCCTTAATCCCGATATGATTGGCGAAAAAGGCGTTAACCTGCCGCTCATGAAGGCGCTGTTTAATGATTTGATGGCGCTCAACCCCAGCGTTGAGGTCTATTTGCTGGATTTGCAGGGCAATATTCTGGCCGATGCCGCGCCGCCTCATCATATTAAACGTACCAACGTCAGCGTAGCCCCCCTGCGTTCACAGCTCAACGGCGCCGCTGCGCCAGTTTATGGTGATGACCCGCGTAATCTGCAGGAGAAGAAAGTGTTTAGCGTTGCGCCCCTTTCGCTTAATGGCCAGCCTGTTGGCTATCTGTATGTCATTCTCCAGGGAGAAAATTATCTCCAGCTGGAGCAGGAAGCGCAGCTCGATATTTTACAGCGTACGTCATTGTGGTCTTCTTTATTGGTGGTGCTGTTTGGGCTGACGGCGGGCGTGGTGGCGTTCAGTTTAATTACCCGACCGATGCGTCAGTTAACGCAGCGCGTACGCAAACTTAACCGCGAAGACATGACGGAGATAAAACAGCTAGCCGAGTTACCGTTGCCGCAACAACAGGAAAAGGATGAGGTGGCGGTATTACAAGGTGCTTTTGTCGGTATGGCGCGTCGCGTTGCCTTTCAGTGGGAAAAGCTGGCTTATCAGGATCAGCTGCGCCGCGATTTTGTCGCCAATATCTCGCACGACCTGCGCACGCCGCTCACCACTTTGCATGGTTATCTTGAAACCTTGCTGTATAAAGCGGATAGCCTAAAAGCAGATGAAAGTCAGCGTTATTTGCATATCGCGCTTTCGCAAAGCCAGAAAGTGAGCATGTTAGCCCAGCAGTTATTTGAATTGGCGCAGCTGGAATATGGCGTGATAAAACCCAACTGTGAGGCGTTTAGTCTTTCTGAACTCACTTACGATGTGGTGCAGAAATTCGAATTAATGGCCAGCACGCGTAATATTCGCTTCGTGGTGGATATGCCAGACCAGTTGCCGCAGGTAAATGCCGATGTCTCAATGATTGACCGTGTGCTAACTAACTTACTGGATAACGCGCTTAAATATACGCCACAGGCGGGTACGATTGAAGTTACGCTGCGTAACGCAGAGCGTGAGGTTGAAGTGAGCCTGAAAGATTCCGGGCCGGGTATTCCCGAGGCTTTACGAGCCACACTGTTTGAGCGTCCTTCTGCACTTTCCCACGCCAGCACCCGAAAAAACAGCGGTGGTTTGGGATTAATGGTGGTTCGCCGCATTCTGCAGCTGCATGGCAAAGATATCCGCCTGGATGAAAAATACCCCGGCGCATGCTTCCGTTTCTCCGTCCCACGCTGA